In Musa acuminata AAA Group cultivar baxijiao chromosome BXJ3-11, Cavendish_Baxijiao_AAA, whole genome shotgun sequence, one DNA window encodes the following:
- the LOC135653359 gene encoding RNA-binding KH domain-containing protein PEPPER-like, whose protein sequence is MAAVPDYTAGNETPADAEPMAEAPSSPTAEVETEQNDADADVGAEEAAEAAAEEEPARDEAPPEAGASVQGGGGLEVKKWPGWPGDNVFRLIVPLLKVGSIIGRKGELIKKLCEETKARVRILEGPIGVNDRIVLISGKEEPEAEISPAMDAVVRIFKRVNGISDIAVDGTNLGSAAPGTCSVRLLVAASQAVNLIGKKGEAIRTIQESSNATVRVLTGSELPLYAAPDERTVDIQGEPIKVLKALEAVIQHLRKFLVDHSVLPLFEKSYNAPVMQDRSVDAWGENTRSLSHTVQQSSICNDYGLPLKHDSFFYDHEPQLDSQIPRSGLALYGQDPAVPGLRSSALGRSGSALEVTHKMQIPLMHAEDIIGLGGGNIAYIRRSSGAFITVQETRGLPDEITVEIKGTTSQVHLAQQLIQEFIAGRREPLSSSYEGLDTGLRSSYSQLASPAYRSSSHASQSYGGGYRSSGLGGGGGYGGYRL, encoded by the exons ATGGCGGCGGTGCCTGACTACACCGCCGGAAACGAAACCCCAGCCGACGCCGAGCCCATGGCCGAGGCCCCTTCCTCACCCACTGCCGAGGTCGAGACCGAGCAGAACGACGCCGACGCCGACGTCGGCGCCGAGGAGGCAGCGGAAGCCGCCGCTGAGGAGGAGCCAGCGCGAGACGAGGCTCCTCCTGAGGCGGGCGCTTCGGTCCAAGGGGGCGGCGGTCTGGAGGTCAAGAAGTGGCCGGGGTGGCCAGGCGACAACGTGTTCCGCCTCATCGTGCCCTTGCTGAAGGTGGGGAGCATCATTGGCCGCAAGGGGGAGCTTATCAAAAAGCTCTGTGAGGAGACCAAGGCTCGCGTTCGGATTCTTGAAGGGCCTATCGGCGTGAATGATCGCATT GTTCTGATATCGGGAAAAGAAGAACCAGAAGCCGAGATATCTCCTGCTATGGATGCTGTGGTGAGAATATTCAAACGTGTTAATGGTATTTCAGATATCGCAGTTGATGGCACAAATTTGGGATCTGCTGCACCTGGTACATGTTCAGTTCGGTTGTTGGTGGCTGCATCACAAGCTGTGAATTTGATTGGAAAGAAAGGTGAAGCGATCAGGACAATTCAGGAGAGTAGCAATGCCACTGTACGGGTGCTAACAGGAA GTGAGTTGCCACTCTATGCTGCTCCAGATGAAAGAACTGTAGATATACAGGGTGAACCAATTAAAGTCCTCAAAGCCCTTGAAGCAGTTATTCAACATCTCCGGAAGTTTTTGGTAGATCACAGTGTACTTCCTTTGTTTGAGAAGAGT TATAATGCACCTGTTATGCAAGATCGATCAGTAGATGCATGGGGTGAGAACACACGGTCCTTGAGCCACACTGTGCAACAATCTTCAATATGCAATGATTATGGGCTTCCTCTGAAGCACGACTCTTTTTTTTATGACCACGAACCTCAATTAGATTCACAAATACCACGTAGTGGACTCGCATTATATGGACAGGATCCTGCTGTCCCTGGTTTACGTTCTTCAGCACTAGGGCGCTCTGGCAGTGCTTTAGAG GTCACACACAAAATGCAGATTCCACTTATGCATGCAGAGGATATTATTGGGCTTGGAGGGGGCAATATAGCATACATTCGGCGCAGTAGCGGAGCATTTATTACTGTTCAGGAGACGAGAGGTTTGCCTGATGAAATAACTGTTGAAATTAAAGGCACGACCTCACAGGTTCATCTTGCTCAACAGCTCATTCAG GAATTTATTGCGGGGCGCAGAGAACCTCTGTCGAGCAGCTACGAGGGGCTTGATACAGGCTTGAGGTCAAGTTACTCGCAGTTGGCCAGCCCAGCTTATCGGTCCTCATCTCATGCATCGCAATCCTACGGTGGTGGATATCGTTCCTCTGGactgggagggggagggggatatGGCGGGTATAGGCTCTAA
- the LOC103970041 gene encoding protein ORANGE, chloroplastic, which translates to MLCSGRILTLPPIPRHPSWRFTPATRIGRPQPPAILKWRPMAARDADAAASSSSSSVDTTAASDSAEKNPSGFCIIEGPETVQDFAKMELQEIQDNIRSRRNKIFLHMEEVRRLRIQQRIKSAEQGIFGERRENELPDFPSFIPFLPPLTPSNLKMYYATCFSLIGGIIIFGGLLAPTLELKLGLGGTSYADFIRSMHLPMQLSQVDPIVASFSGGAVGVISALMVVEINNVKQQEQKWCKYCLGTGYLACARCSSTGTLVLTEPVATINGSDQPLSPPRTERCSNCSGSGKVMCPTCLCTGMAMASEHDPRIDPFD; encoded by the exons ATGCTGTGCTCGGGTCGAATACTGACTCTGCCCCCCATCCCTCGCCATCCGAGCTGGAGATTTACTCCCGCTACGAGGATCGGAAGGCCGCAGCCGCCGGCGATCTTGAAATGGAGGCCGATGGCTGCGAGGGACGCGgacgctgccgcttcctcttcttcatcctcGGTCGACACGACCGCCGCTAGTGATTCCGCCGAGAAAAACCCCTCCGG CTTTTGTATAATTGAAGGACCTGAAACAGTTCAGGATTTTGCAAAAATGGAATTGCAAGAAATTCAAGATAACATTAGAAGTCGTCGCAATAAGATCTTTTTGCACATGGAGGAG GTTCGCAGACTACGAATACAACAGAGAATAAAAAGTGCCGAACAAGGAATCTTTGGTGAAAGACGAGAAAATGAACTTCCTGACTTTCCATCTTTCATACCTTTTCTGCCTCCCCTG ACTCCTTCAAATCTAAAGATGTACTATGCTACATGTTTCTCTCTTATTGGAGGAATTATTATCTTTGGTGGCCTTCTTGCACCAACT CTGGAGCTCAAGTTGGGATTAGGGGGGACATCTTATGCAGATTTTATACGAAGTATGCATTTGCCAATGCAACTAAG TCAGGTTGATCCAATAGTAGCATCCTTCTCAGGTGGTGCAGTGGGAGTTATCTCAGCTTTAATGGTGGTTGAGATCAACAATGTCAAACAACAGGAGCAGAAGTGGTGCAAATATTGTTTAGGAACGG GATATCTGGCTTGTGCTCGCTGTTCAAGTACAGGAACTCTTGTCTTGACTGAGCCTGTTGCCACTATCAATGGCAGTGATCAGCCTTTATCACCACCTCGAACAGAAAGGTGCTCAAATTGTTCAGGTTCAGGGAAG GTTATGTGTCCGACGTGCCTCTGCACAGGGATGGCTATGGCCAGTGAGCATGACCCACGGATCGATCCATTCGATTAA